Proteins from a genomic interval of Chitinophagales bacterium:
- a CDS encoding PQQ-dependent sugar dehydrogenase, producing the protein MKQHYYFSFKSWFLVLVILSTIFITPPIQAQLPADFSDQLVNGSLNQVVGVAFDANGRMFAWEKGGKVYVFNNSGNIISTLIDIGEEVGNWRDHGMNGFALDPNFLTNGYFYLYYLVDRHHLKYYGTGNYSSTTNEYYSATIMRVTRYTANSATNFTTTVAGSRNVILGATASTGIPCLHESHTVGSLVFGKDGTLLISSGDGASYSSTDVGSASETYWSQAIADGIIRPEENVGAFRSQMVNSYNGKILRINPATGAGIPSNPFYDAGNPNSAKSKVYSLGLRNPFRFTLRPNTGSTNPADGNPGHLYIGDVGWSTWEDLHVATEAGQNFGWPIFEGLTYHSGYNNALTPNKDAPNPLYGTGGCTQQFFYFQNLIKQETPTNSGNFANPCNSGQNITNVPTFFHDRPKIDWRHGNSPARTGTFSGNTATETNLDAGSSPIGGSITFGGNAAVGGAWYTDNQFPVEYQNTYFQADYGKRWIKNFDFDGNNTPTYARNFYENGPIFVDIEAHPFDGSLYFVNYPSEIRKITYTGNINLPPTAIASANPSNGSSPLNVQFTGNQSNDPENGPLSYYWTFGDDNCSTGKQILFVVGNTSLNNGDAAAKKRLEALGHTVTVVSAPTSQTSNANGKNLVVISSTCNSSDVNTKFRDTPVPVLVWEPFLFDDMKMTSTSTSTYGSINNQTQLTIANSNHFIASALTGNQTIAKAASTLTWGTPAPTASKIATIVGNSSQAVIFAYNAGDQMQGLTAPARRVGFYFSDATASEATTTSWTLFTAAVTYALGCDGGASTIPNPNHTYTSATPTAFTAKLMVTDNQNLSNSTTTNININNTAPNVAITSVADGSLFSMTAPTVYTLAANVNDAESSNNQLTYAWQTFLLHANHSHPEPIDNNPTTTTTVTPVGCDGEFYGYAIVLTVTDPSGLSGRDSITVLPDCSTVAATTISASSNPATVGQNVIFTASNPIIATAPQVNYLWDFGDGNTSTDAMPSHSFNAANNYNVTVDLSDGDGHPIASTASYSIEVNNGTSNGIDLELSMTANPLQYTIFTNNLFTLTLTNNGDDTATGVTVSVPFPSQLAYTSSTVSQGNYVVWTKIWNVGTLPSGESATLDLNLFVLNTTANLTLLAQVKAANETDVDSTPDNNTTQTPIEDDEAAATITSGVGGNQNVDIELTLNASVSEAAIGDQFSYTLNVTNKGPGNATNVKAAFPIPTAFLQFLNSTNNQTTYNANTGEWNIGNLNANVTRTLLVNVQVIAEGVIAATGEVTSTTQTDVDSTPNNGVLSEDDMASVTVLPSGNNDFADLQLTKTASVANADIGDSFSYTLTITNNGPANAGNVSVEDLLPSGLTFNTSSASLGSYNSNTGLWTIGTLTNGSSETLTINVTVVNIAAAITNFAQVETSDKTDPDSTVGNDTNNTPNEDDEAAATVNPPATGNNIDLELDIVCNVSEFNLYQNITYTVSVTNKGPATATGITVANALPAGLAFTSKTESQGNFNFWGGLWTVGSLNAGATATLDIVLFTLNNSAAITNFAQVKAANENDSDSTPNNSSGVPTEDDEGSVTIIPAGSSNNQIDLALSKTASVSSAQAGDNFTYQITVVNNGTTAATGVTVEDILPSNLTFNSSTASKGSYNDGTGIWNIGSLGIGAAASLNINVTVDAIALPMTNFAQVKTANETDVDSTPDSNNGTTPQEDDEDSVVVLPDNSSNFVDLELTQTASKSTASVNDQIVYTISVTNKGPADAIGVTVADQLPSGLTFNTSTASKGTYNSTNGTWTIGNVAANETATLDINATVNNIPSTITNFAQVMTASPDDVDSTPGNDSNQTPNEDDEDSTSISPEGSTDIDLEATLTASNPNVVPWTNVDFTLEVTNNGAAAASGVVVDFQIPNGMAFTSKFESIGNYNLWTQEWNIGILQPNETAMLQLTLFTLNPGTDITAFAEVIAANETDIDSTPANGNGSSAVEDDEAATTLSNGGGGGKNDLVADIVGESSLLTVYRLYPVPTTDVVNILFTSKAETVDIYLYDYNGRILYHQTREVAQGDNTTDLDLTPFPVGAYFVSLETEEGSVRGKIVKQ; encoded by the coding sequence ATGAAGCAACACTACTATTTCAGTTTCAAATCTTGGTTTTTAGTTTTAGTTATACTCTCAACCATTTTCATTACCCCACCAATTCAGGCACAACTTCCAGCCGATTTCTCCGACCAACTCGTCAATGGTAGTCTCAACCAAGTAGTTGGTGTAGCCTTTGATGCCAACGGACGCATGTTCGCTTGGGAAAAAGGCGGAAAAGTCTATGTGTTTAACAACAGTGGCAACATTATCAGTACCTTAATAGACATAGGAGAAGAAGTCGGCAATTGGCGAGACCACGGAATGAATGGTTTTGCCTTAGACCCCAATTTCTTGACCAACGGATATTTTTACCTCTATTATTTAGTGGACAGACACCACTTGAAGTACTATGGAACAGGTAATTACAGTTCGACAACCAACGAATATTACAGTGCCACCATCATGCGTGTCACCCGCTATACCGCCAATTCCGCCACCAATTTCACCACCACCGTTGCGGGCAGTCGAAATGTCATTTTGGGCGCAACAGCCTCCACAGGAATCCCCTGCCTCCACGAATCACACACCGTAGGTTCATTGGTATTCGGCAAAGATGGAACACTCTTGATTTCCTCTGGAGATGGCGCAAGTTACAGCTCGACCGATGTGGGAAGTGCCTCCGAAACCTATTGGAGTCAAGCCATTGCAGACGGCATCATTCGACCAGAAGAAAACGTAGGCGCATTTCGCTCGCAAATGGTGAACAGCTACAATGGAAAAATTTTGAGGATAAACCCTGCAACAGGTGCAGGTATTCCGAGCAATCCATTTTACGATGCGGGAAACCCCAATTCTGCCAAATCCAAAGTATATTCTTTGGGCCTACGCAATCCCTTCCGCTTTACTTTGCGCCCCAACACAGGCAGCACGAATCCTGCTGACGGCAATCCTGGTCATCTCTACATTGGAGATGTGGGTTGGTCCACATGGGAAGATTTGCATGTAGCTACCGAAGCGGGACAAAATTTTGGCTGGCCTATTTTTGAAGGATTGACCTACCACAGTGGATACAATAATGCTCTGACTCCCAACAAAGATGCACCCAATCCTTTGTACGGAACAGGAGGCTGCACCCAACAATTTTTCTACTTCCAAAACCTAATAAAACAAGAAACTCCAACGAATAGTGGCAATTTTGCGAATCCCTGCAACAGTGGTCAAAACATCACCAACGTTCCTACTTTTTTCCATGACCGTCCAAAAATAGATTGGCGACATGGAAACAGCCCTGCAAGAACAGGAACATTCAGTGGAAATACAGCTACCGAAACCAATTTGGATGCAGGAAGTTCACCGATTGGAGGTAGCATAACCTTTGGAGGAAATGCAGCCGTTGGAGGTGCGTGGTACACTGATAATCAATTTCCAGTTGAATACCAAAACACCTATTTTCAAGCCGATTATGGCAAAAGATGGATTAAGAACTTCGATTTTGATGGCAACAATACGCCGACTTATGCGAGAAACTTCTACGAGAATGGCCCCATTTTCGTAGATATTGAAGCGCATCCGTTTGATGGGAGTTTGTACTTTGTAAATTATCCAAGTGAAATTCGAAAAATAACCTACACAGGCAATATCAACCTACCACCGACTGCAATAGCATCCGCCAATCCAAGTAATGGGAGCAGCCCATTGAACGTGCAGTTCACAGGCAATCAATCCAATGACCCTGAAAATGGGCCATTATCCTATTATTGGACTTTTGGAGATGACAATTGCAGCACAGGCAAACAAATCTTGTTTGTAGTCGGAAATACTAGTTTAAACAATGGCGATGCTGCTGCAAAAAAACGTTTAGAAGCATTGGGACATACCGTTACTGTTGTTAGCGCACCCACTTCTCAAACGAGCAATGCCAATGGCAAAAACTTAGTAGTGATTAGTTCTACCTGCAATTCGTCCGATGTAAACACCAAATTTCGAGATACCCCCGTTCCCGTCCTTGTATGGGAGCCGTTTTTGTTTGACGATATGAAAATGACGAGCACAAGTACTTCAACCTATGGCTCAATCAATAACCAAACGCAACTAACCATTGCGAACTCAAACCATTTTATTGCATCTGCATTGACTGGCAATCAAACCATTGCCAAAGCTGCAAGTACCCTAACGTGGGGAACGCCTGCACCCACTGCCTCAAAAATTGCCACCATTGTAGGCAATAGCAGTCAAGCAGTCATATTTGCCTACAATGCTGGCGACCAAATGCAAGGACTAACCGCCCCTGCACGCCGAGTAGGTTTTTACTTTTCAGATGCAACTGCCTCAGAAGCAACCACAACCAGCTGGACACTATTCACCGCTGCCGTCACCTATGCACTCGGCTGTGACGGCGGAGCCAGCACTATCCCTAATCCTAACCACACTTACACCTCTGCCACTCCAACGGCTTTCACAGCAAAGTTGATGGTGACAGACAATCAAAACCTCTCTAATTCAACCACGACAAATATCAATATCAACAACACTGCACCAAACGTAGCGATTACCAGCGTTGCGGATGGTTCTTTGTTTTCGATGACCGCACCAACGGTTTACACCTTAGCTGCCAATGTGAATGATGCCGAAAGTTCCAACAACCAACTGACTTATGCTTGGCAAACCTTCTTATTGCACGCCAACCATAGCCATCCTGAACCTATAGACAACAACCCTACAACCACCACAACGGTTACGCCCGTAGGTTGTGACGGTGAGTTTTATGGTTATGCGATTGTTTTGACCGTCACTGACCCAAGCGGATTGAGTGGACGAGATTCCATTACTGTTTTGCCCGATTGCAGCACCGTAGCCGCTACGACCATTTCGGCAAGTTCCAACCCTGCCACAGTGGGTCAAAATGTGATTTTTACGGCAAGCAACCCTATCATTGCCACCGCACCACAAGTCAATTACTTATGGGATTTTGGCGATGGAAATACCAGTACAGATGCCATGCCTTCGCACTCCTTCAATGCCGCCAATAACTACAATGTCACCGTTGATTTGAGTGATGGAGATGGACATCCGATTGCAAGCACAGCGAGTTATTCCATTGAAGTAAACAACGGCACTTCAAATGGCATAGACTTGGAATTGAGCATGACCGCCAACCCATTGCAGTACACCATTTTTACCAACAACCTTTTCACACTTACACTTACCAACAATGGCGACGATACTGCAACGGGAGTGACCGTTTCTGTACCTTTTCCAAGCCAATTGGCTTATACGAGTTCGACTGTATCGCAGGGAAATTATGTCGTTTGGACGAAAATTTGGAATGTCGGCACCTTGCCGAGTGGCGAAAGTGCAACTTTGGATTTGAACCTTTTTGTGTTGAATACCACTGCAAACCTCACGTTATTGGCGCAAGTAAAAGCTGCAAATGAAACAGATGTGGATTCGACTCCCGACAACAATACCACACAAACGCCAATTGAAGACGACGAAGCTGCTGCAACCATCACAAGTGGTGTAGGCGGCAATCAAAACGTGGACATCGAACTCACTTTGAATGCAAGCGTTTCAGAAGCTGCAATAGGCGACCAGTTTTCCTATACACTCAATGTCACCAACAAAGGCCCTGGCAATGCGACCAATGTAAAAGCGGCTTTTCCAATACCAACCGCTTTCCTTCAATTTTTGAACAGCACCAACAACCAAACGACCTACAATGCCAACACAGGAGAATGGAACATCGGCAACCTCAACGCCAATGTTACCCGAACCTTGTTGGTCAATGTGCAGGTCATTGCAGAAGGCGTGATTGCAGCGACAGGAGAAGTCACTTCAACGACCCAAACAGATGTGGATTCTACACCTAACAATGGCGTATTGAGTGAAGACGATATGGCAAGTGTCACCGTTTTGCCAAGCGGCAACAACGACTTTGCAGACTTGCAGCTCACCAAAACTGCAAGTGTTGCGAACGCAGACATTGGAGATTCTTTTTCTTATACTTTAACGATTACCAACAATGGTCCTGCCAATGCTGGAAATGTAAGCGTTGAAGACCTCTTGCCGAGTGGCTTGACCTTCAATACTTCTTCTGCAAGTTTGGGAAGCTACAACAGCAATACAGGACTTTGGACAATCGGCACGCTCACGAATGGCAGTAGCGAAACTTTGACCATCAATGTCACCGTAGTCAACATCGCCGCAGCCATCACCAACTTTGCACAAGTCGAAACTTCCGACAAAACTGACCCCGATTCGACCGTAGGAAATGACACCAACAATACGCCAAACGAGGACGACGAAGCTGCTGCAACAGTCAATCCGCCAGCAACAGGCAATAACATTGACTTAGAACTCGATATTGTCTGCAACGTCAGCGAATTCAACCTCTACCAAAACATTACCTACACGGTTTCTGTCACCAACAAGGGCCCCGCTACTGCAACAGGCATCACGGTAGCAAATGCACTTCCCGCAGGTTTGGCATTCACCAGCAAAACCGAATCACAAGGGAACTTCAATTTTTGGGGAGGACTTTGGACAGTTGGTAGTCTCAATGCAGGGGCAACTGCAACCCTTGACATTGTATTGTTTACGCTGAACAACAGTGCTGCTATTACCAATTTTGCACAGGTGAAAGCCGCCAACGAAAACGACTCCGATTCTACGCCCAACAACAGTTCAGGCGTGCCGACCGAAGACGACGAAGGTTCTGTAACGATTATTCCTGCAGGCAGCAGCAACAACCAAATTGACTTGGCATTGAGCAAAACTGCAAGCGTCAGTTCGGCACAAGCAGGTGACAATTTCACCTATCAAATAACGGTCGTAAACAACGGAACAACGGCTGCAACAGGTGTAACCGTTGAAGACATTTTGCCCTCCAATTTGACCTTCAATAGTTCGACCGCTTCAAAAGGCAGCTACAACGATGGAACGGGAATTTGGAATATTGGCTCGCTCGGAATCGGAGCAGCCGCTTCCCTCAACATCAACGTTACAGTTGATGCCATCGCATTGCCAATGACCAATTTCGCACAGGTCAAAACCGCCAACGAAACCGATGTGGACTCTACGCCCGACAGCAACAACGGCACAACGCCACAAGAGGACGATGAGGACAGCGTGGTGGTCTTGCCCGACAACAGTAGCAATTTTGTGGATTTGGAATTGACCCAAACCGCCAGCAAAAGTACCGCAAGCGTAAACGACCAAATCGTTTACACCATCAGCGTCACCAACAAAGGCCCTGCGGATGCCATCGGTGTAACCGTAGCCGACCAACTTCCCAGCGGCTTGACCTTCAATACTTCAACGGCTTCAAAAGGCACATACAATTCCACAAACGGCACTTGGACTATCGGCAATGTAGCCGCCAATGAAACCGCAACTTTGGACATCAACGCCACCGTCAACAATATTCCTTCAACGATTACCAACTTTGCACAGGTCATGACCGCAAGTCCCGATGATGTGGATTCTACGCCTGGCAATGACTCGAATCAAACACCGAATGAAGACGACGAAGACAGCACTTCTATCAGTCCTGAAGGCAGTACCGACATTGACTTAGAAGCCACTTTAACGGCAAGCAATCCCAACGTGGTTCCGTGGACAAACGTGGACTTTACCTTAGAAGTAACCAACAACGGAGCAGCCGCAGCTTCGGGCGTAGTCGTCGACTTCCAAATCCCCAATGGCATGGCGTTCACCTCCAAATTCGAGAGCATCGGGAATTACAACCTTTGGACGCAAGAATGGAACATCGGCATCCTCCAACCCAACGAAACGGCTATGCTTCAATTGACCTTGTTCACGCTCAATCCTGGCACCGACATCACCGCTTTTGCGGAAGTGATTGCCGCCAACGAAACGGACATTGATTCTACGCCCGCCAACGGCAACGGTTCGTCGGCTGTCGAAGATGACGAGGCTGCCACTACTTTGTCAAACGGCGGTGGAGGCGGCAAAAACGATTTGGTCGCAGACATCGTTGGCGAATCTTCTTTGCTTACAGTTTACCGACTCTACCCCGTCCCAACGACAGACGTGGTCAACATCCTCTTCACCTCCAAAGCCGAAACGGTCGACATTTACCTCTACGACTACAATGGTCGCATCCTTTATCACCAAACTCGTGAGGTGGCACAGGGCGATAACACAACGGATTTGGATTTGACTCCTTTTCCTGTTGGGGC
- the ltrA gene encoding group II intron reverse transcriptase/maturase gives MVKTKSQPITKQMVWAAYKRVKTNQGGSGVDGMSLSDLETDLSNQLYKLWNRLSSGSYFPPPVKEVEIPKGNGKTRKLGIPTVLDRIAQQVVKDHLEPKIEPCFHNSSYGYRPNRSAHAAIGVAKEHCWRLDWVIDLDIKGFFDELNHELLFKALYRHTDEKWVLMYIDRWLKASVITKDGTKRERTKGTPQGGVISPLLANLYLHYGFDKWMEKQFPSLSFERYADDIIVHCQSERQAEYVLSQIRERLQACKLELHPDKTKIVYCRDSNRKQSTDKPMQFTFLGYDFKARKSKNSRDNRVFYSFTPAISNKAKQRIIKELRQLGIQRRTGTTIYGLAKMLNRKLEGWINYYGRYRKSVMWKIFSVLNIRLIRWARNTYKRFKGSWRKAHKALKQLQKRQPNLFVHWRHGYTI, from the coding sequence ATGGTTAAAACAAAGTCACAGCCTATTACCAAACAGATGGTATGGGCAGCGTATAAACGAGTGAAGACGAATCAAGGCGGTTCAGGAGTGGATGGAATGAGTTTATCTGATTTAGAGACAGACTTATCCAACCAACTGTATAAACTATGGAATCGACTGAGCTCAGGTAGTTACTTTCCACCTCCTGTCAAAGAGGTGGAAATACCGAAAGGAAATGGCAAAACACGTAAGTTGGGTATACCCACGGTTTTAGACCGCATCGCCCAACAGGTAGTTAAAGACCATTTAGAACCAAAGATAGAACCTTGTTTTCACAACAGTTCTTATGGCTATCGCCCGAATCGCTCTGCACATGCAGCGATTGGAGTAGCTAAAGAGCATTGTTGGAGATTAGATTGGGTGATTGACTTGGATATAAAGGGTTTCTTTGATGAACTGAATCATGAGCTGTTGTTTAAGGCACTGTATCGTCATACGGACGAGAAATGGGTGTTGATGTATATAGATAGATGGCTAAAGGCGAGTGTAATCACAAAAGATGGCACGAAGCGAGAGCGAACGAAAGGTACACCTCAAGGAGGTGTTATTAGTCCCTTATTAGCCAATCTATATTTGCATTATGGATTTGATAAATGGATGGAAAAGCAATTCCCAAGTTTATCATTTGAAAGATATGCAGATGACATCATTGTTCACTGTCAAAGTGAGCGACAAGCTGAATATGTGTTGAGTCAAATTCGGGAACGACTACAAGCCTGTAAACTTGAATTACATCCCGACAAAACCAAGATAGTGTATTGTCGAGACAGTAATCGCAAGCAATCAACAGACAAACCCATGCAGTTTACTTTTCTGGGCTATGATTTCAAAGCGAGGAAAAGTAAGAATAGTCGAGATAATCGGGTATTTTACAGTTTTACACCTGCTATCAGCAACAAAGCAAAACAGCGGATAATCAAAGAACTCAGGCAACTTGGAATACAAAGGCGCACGGGTACAACTATCTACGGTCTTGCTAAAATGCTCAATAGAAAGTTGGAAGGCTGGATAAACTACTATGGTCGATACCGAAAATCGGTCATGTGGAAAATATTCTCAGTACTCAATATTCGGCTAATACGATGGGCAAGGAACACTTACAAACGGTTTAAGGGCAGTTGGCGCAAAGCTCACAAAGCTTTAAAGCAATTGCAGAAACGACAACCGAATCTATTTGTTCACTGGCGGCATGGCTATACGATTTAG
- a CDS encoding DUF433 domain-containing protein: MLINNTLFNKRITIDPNICHGKPCIRGLRYPVENILELLASGMTHSEILEDYEDLEEEDLYASLLFAAELSKVKNISRLVA, translated from the coding sequence ATGCTGATAAATAACACATTGTTCAATAAAAGGATTACAATTGACCCAAATATCTGTCATGGAAAACCCTGTATAAGGGGATTGAGATATCCTGTTGAAAATATATTGGAGTTATTGGCTTCGGGAATGACGCACAGCGAGATACTTGAAGATTACGAAGATTTGGAGGAGGAAGACCTCTATGCGAGTTTGCTTTTTGCGGCTGAATTATCAAAAGTTAAAAATATCAGTCGGTTAGTCGCATGA
- a CDS encoding DUF5615 family PIN-like protein — MKFIVDAQLPKKLSAFLVSQGYDSIHTLDLPKKNATSDEEINNLSMSENRIVISKDFDFYNRYLVKVEPYKLLQISTGNISTNQLIDLFDKNLDKIVEEISYNFVVEITRNSLITIL; from the coding sequence ATGAAATTTATCGTAGATGCACAGTTGCCGAAAAAACTATCTGCCTTTTTAGTTTCTCAAGGGTATGATAGCATACACACTTTGGATTTGCCCAAAAAAAACGCTACTTCAGATGAAGAAATAAATAATCTTTCAATGTCTGAAAATCGGATAGTCATATCAAAAGACTTTGATTTTTACAACCGCTATTTGGTGAAGGTAGAACCTTATAAATTACTACAAATATCGACAGGAAATATAAGTACCAACCAATTGATAGATTTGTTTGATAAAAACTTAGACAAGATTGTAGAGGAGATTTCTTATAATTTTGTTGTTGAAATTACTCGTAACTCATTGATTACTATTTTGTAA
- a CDS encoding SUMF1/EgtB/PvdO family nonheme iron enzyme — MLPKPTLLIWQTSFSKNIPTKKGYRLPTEAEWEYAARGGKNGKNTIYSGGDNIEEVAWYYRNSGSRTHPVGAKKENELGLYDMSGNVWEWCFDSYEDYPQDTLITDYFANESGSNRVLRGGSWDDSSGFCRVANRFNGNPYSRYDSYGGFRLAYSL, encoded by the coding sequence ATGCTACCGAAACCGACCCTGCTTATTTGGCAAACAAGTTTTTCAAAAAACATACCGACTAAAAAGGGTTATCGTCTGCCAACCGAGGCAGAGTGGGAATATGCTGCAAGAGGAGGAAAAAATGGAAAAAATACAATTTATTCTGGAGGAGATAATATTGAAGAAGTCGCTTGGTATTATAGAAATAGTGGAAGTCGAACGCACCCTGTTGGAGCTAAAAAGGAGAATGAATTAGGACTATATGATATGAGTGGAAATGTATGGGAATGGTGTTTTGATTCGTATGAAGACTATCCACAAGACACTTTAATTACAGATTATTTTGCAAATGAAAGTGGCTCGAATCGTGTTTTGCGAGGCGGTAGCTGGGACGACTCTTCGGGGTTTTGTCGTGTTGCCAATCGGTTCAACGGCAATCCGTACTCCAGGTACGACAGCTACGGCGGCTTCCGCTTAGCCTACAGTTTATAA
- a CDS encoding calcium-binding protein — MKLTPEQIQKIIDYQIVVDCYSKDEANMGWVIYMEENLHYPFTAEYWVRKRSGKSHWKKVKVIGNETSEDDFEGGEYYVKIKIKGMIIPASLGELRNIEADEKTLETLQIWRSEFGE, encoded by the coding sequence ATGAAATTAACACCAGAACAAATCCAAAAAATTATTGATTACCAAATTGTTGTAGATTGTTACTCCAAAGATGAAGCCAACATGGGCTGGGTAATCTATATGGAAGAAAATCTTCACTATCCATTTACTGCCGAATATTGGGTACGTAAAAGGAGTGGTAAAAGCCATTGGAAAAAAGTAAAGGTTATTGGAAACGAAACAAGCGAAGATGATTTTGAAGGAGGCGAATATTATGTCAAAATTAAAATCAAAGGAATGATTATTCCTGCAAGTTTGGGTGAATTGAGAAATATTGAAGCGGATGAAAAGACCTTGGAAACGTTGCAAATTTGGAGGAGTGAGTTTGGAGAATGA